AAAGGAGAGATAAAATGACACTTGAACACAGCATCAGGATTTTAGCCGGAACGTTGATTCTGGCTTCGGTCGCCCTGGCTTACTTCGTCTCGCCCTGGTGGCATCTGGTGACGATTTTCGTTGGATTCAATTTGGTCCAGTCTTCGTTTACCAAATTCTGTCCGGCCGAGATGATTTTCAAGAAGCTGTTCTTTTCAGGTCGAAAAGAATATTCAGGTCAAACCGAAAACGCATGACCTTTTGATTTATAAAAGTCAGGGGGCTGAAAACCGCTATCATCGCTCGATA
The genomic region above belongs to Candidatus Zixiibacteriota bacterium and contains:
- a CDS encoding DUF2892 domain-containing protein is translated as MTLEHSIRILAGTLILASVALAYFVSPWWHLVTIFVGFNLVQSSFTKFCPAEMIFKKLFFSGRKEYSGQTENA